tgacgaTGCTACTGTGtgctctttcatacaaattccataataatttcgcgttttaacatttagtaaaaagtaactaattttactagttggaaactacaacaatttttattatactAATAATACTGATTCAAATTTTACTACTAAAATACTTCatataatgaaaaaagaaaatggtagCAATGCAAAATCAGTCCTCAATTCATATTGCAGTTCTACAATAACACATACTTAAAACATACTTGGCCATTTCAAAACAAGAGTGTTAAAACAATGTGTGTATTTCTAGTCAAGTTAGAAATTACTTAGGTTAAACTACACTCAATTATATGTATGAATTGATTTGAATGAAATTCGTTGTTGTCAACCAcataggtatttaaaatattatacaagtTTTAAGAAGTACAAGATGTGGATGGGCATGGgacagcatttcaatattaACGGCATTTTCCACTCTTGTGACAGTTAAGCCATGGTAATAACAAAAGCTTCTCTTTATGTACTCAGGCAGCATGCCCAAAAGCACATTGAGTTGAAAAAACAAACCTGCAAAGCTGTTGATTTGCTGTAAAGTGTGTCTTCATCTACACCGACGCATGAAACTAGGCAATCCACCTTCGCGAATGCATCATCGCTCTTCGAATCCGTTGCAGCAGCCtacaaaaaacatatattttagcTAAATTAATCTAAAATGCAATGCCTGCCGAACACATGAAGAGTTGCCCACCTTCCACGCAGCATAAAGCTTTTTCATACGCCGATAAAAGGTGTCTTTATCAAGCGATATATTAGACATTGtgaaaaaaacttaaattccTAACAACTAAAGACAAACTATGCAATTGCGCCTCAAAAACCACAAAATATCCGCGATTTTTCGATCGACATTACCGCGTTTGACAGCAAACACAAATGGCGGGCGTCAGTTTCCTCTTCTTGTCTATGGCGAACGCTCCCATTCGCAAACCATCATACGGTCAGTCAGGTCAGTCTGACTGTCGACCCGCGGCtcaacatattattttattcaactgaAAAGTGATGGTGGTTGTGTTAGGAAAATGGGTTTGAAAATGGGGCttcggaaaaaaatataaatattatttatggtTACATTTGCATTTTTTGCCGGAAAAttggaatttattttcaaaatacagccgtTTGCCtcgattaatttaatttagaaatGCAAAGATTATTAGTCCGTGAACATATTTACCTTACAGATAATGTAATAAAAGTGCTTGCACAAAATCGTATTACTACAATTTTAGATTTCCTGCAAGAAGACACCGAGAAATTATCGAATCTGACCAAACTTACTTTGCCGCAGATTATAGATGTAAGAAattatattctaaataaatattcgGCGCCTGTTGTAAAGGCTACTTCGTTATTGGATCAAAATGTAACGAAAAAGAAATATATCAGCTATGGTATAGAAaggtaattcatttatttttgtatataaaaaaaaaaaaacatttttgtagattgtaaacaaagtttcattttattaatctaatctagcctgcaagatcccactgctgggcaaaggcctccccattttattaatactttgtttttttctttgtttaagtTTGGACGCTGTAACAAGTGGTGGAATAccggtaggtaacataatagAAGTATGTGGCCTACCAGATTCAGGGAAGACACAATTATGCATGCAGATATCTATAAATGCTGTTAAAAACAGTGATAATGTTGTCCTTTATGTGGATACTAAGGGGGATTTTTCAGCAACGAGAATACAGAAGATTTTAGATGCTTATGGTTACTCATACAAGGTATTTCTCAAATTAATTAGGTACTAACAACTTTAAAGTAGTTCGAATCTGAATTCAtatgagaaaaatatttattatccttataataattgtttcttgTCTTCATTGACAGGAAATGGCACAAATAATGTTCAAGATAAGAATTGTTCATATTTGGACAATGGATGAAATGTTAGAATTATTTAAGAAACTTCAAAATAAGTGTCTTGTTGTAAAagacttaattttaataattattgattCTCTGCCTTGTTTGATGTTTCAATATCTTGGTGACAATAATAAAGTTGGTAAGGatgtattcataaataaatatgctttttttctatattttcattttagacaatgttttaaaattgtattcaaattccaggattaacttttttaaataaacttgtcAATTATGGAAGATGTTTGTGTAAAGAGCTTGAAATAGGAATAATTTGTGTAAACACACAGACTAGATGGATTGACCAAGATATTTTTGATGTAGAAGGTAAATTGAAAATTCACTAAAGTACACTTAAAACATTAACAGTGTGTACTACAAaacataaactaaaaataaacaaggtttaaaatagtttttcgcgccacgaaagaagtctgcggattttgatgaaactaacttgacaagtcataataattctatgtagagtctgcgacagtagcgccgcggcctgtGGGACTTTGTTCGTGTACGGAttacattttaaacatagtttatcttttagtctttgttttgtagtaacactgtaaatatttattgtctttgtttttattcAATCTTATATAATTTCAGATTGTGAGCAGTCTACTACATGTAAAGAATTATATACAGAGAAACGTAACCGCTGTTTAGGACGGTATTGGCAATATATACCAGCCTTTGTCCTAACATTGGAGAAAATTCAAGACCAAGAAAAGTTAATAGAAagtaacaaaatacaaataaatgtaacagtagtaaaaacaacaaatataaCACATATTCAGAACTGTGTTTTAGAAGTTAGTAATTTAGGtgttacttaataaattattccATAAAGAAAGGCTGTTTTTATGAATATCCCTAATTAAATGTTtgaaaggtaggtaggtacattgtttGCTAACTAGGCAGacagattatattttttgttattacttGATCTGATCGTGGCCATCATCAACGCTGTGCGCCAACAGGAAGTCGTAGTAGTAGAAATTCTTAAAACTAATTTATAGTTGGTGCAAATCaactttaattttttctttgttgtttcTTCTCTTAGTTTAATCATAGTGAACAGGCCAAAATTATGTGTTCACATTGATTTGATTCGTAAGTAATCATTTGATATGGGGTCCCTTCGTTATCTTAAAAGTTGGGAAACCCCTGTATAAAAAATTGCGCGGAACCCTGGTGACTTTTCTACAGAACCCTTAGTACAGAAAGCCTTTCGCTTCGCTCACTGGTATACTTGGCCCACAGCTTGGCTGAATGGTGTAATATGTCGAAGTTGCGAAGAACTTTCACTAGTGGCATGGTACTCGTCGATTTGCACGGATGATTGATAATTTTATAGTAGATACCTACTTCTTCGTTTATAGTCAAATAATAGGTTGCCGGTCCAGTATATTATGTATAGGTCAATGCCTTTCTCAGGCCTTGAGGTTTGTGGTTTCATTTACACAAACACTCCTAGATGTCGCTACTGCAACCTGTCAATATCAATACGACACAAGGTCATATCTTTCTTTATGAATACCTCTGTTGTCTatgattcattcattcaaaaggaatattttgaaacGTCAAGCGATCCATTCTTTCATTTTCCCGCACGCCTCTCGGCGATGCGTGTGTAGTGAACTGTGATGGCACTTTTTATCACTTTtgtaaatttaacatttttatgatatttatcTGCTTAGTTTCCCTTGGtagtgtaatttaatttattatatgcGTTTATATAAAATGGCGACCCAAACCCAGAAGGTCGTTTACAGGCTGGTCCTCACGGGAGGTAAGAATTACGACTATTTTAATATTCAGCTGATAATATCACTGTAACATGCTTCGTTTTGTGATCCATGTGATGTAGTATAATGTAAGATATGGGTAATACCAATTACACGTACATAGTGAGATTGAGATGGTACAGAAAACGCAACACGTGGGGTTTCTTCGTATCGTTTTTCAACCCGTGCTGTATTTTTTAACCTAACCAGGGCCTTGCGGCGGCAAAACCACTGGACAGTCCCGGCTGAGCACATTCTTCGAGAACTTAGGATGGAAGGTGAGTTACGTATTGTAATTTTCCTGTGATGTCAACTCTATTGCTGTTACGTATTTTTATTGCAACGACCGCGCCAAAAGGTGACGATTTTTAATATCAAAAGCCTATTTCATATTGTAACGcttgtaaaattaaatactcTTTAGATTTAAACTGAAACATATACAGTTGTATATCATGAGTAAATCCTAGTTGAACTATACTACATGTTACAATAGTTGCATTATCATAGTCCCTTAGTACTTTAcaacttaattttgtaattttaatttgatagcTTGTAATTCATATATTTGTATTCAGATAAAATTGctgtatttttaaacaaaagagCTTAATATTGTTGAttctataaattaaaataagtgcAGCTGTAGGGTCCCTGGTAATGGTTTCTCCACACGGAGACCAGATAAGACACCGTTCCACGTTGTGTTTATTTCCAGGTGTTCCGGGTGCCGGAAACGGCTACCGTCCTCCTCAGGTACGAAGTGCCACCTTCACATACATGAGTGCATGTTTGACACTcaattttttaatatgacattgGTTTATCTTCTTAGAGCAATTTAGAGATACCCTTACCCCATTTGATATGTCTTTGTAAATTAgacttttatatttactttttctttggaagtaaaagttaatatttatatgtTTGATTATAGTTTACTGCATGATGTTTACTGTTAATTATgtcatttaaataggtactttaaccACTTCAGACCAGTAATATTTTATCCCTCAGATAAAAACTGATAATAGGATAATAAGTAAAATACTTGGTACCTTCTTTTTCTATAGATCAATGTCTAGTTAAGAAATTGGGTTACCCATCAGAATTTTGAAATTTGTGCATTGAATTGATTTTAagctttataatttattaatttcagaattattcaattcaaattaaatttgTGCATTATacaagtttatattttattaaatagtaatggtaaattaaattttgaaattatgcTAGCAATATTACAACAAACATCATTGGTACCTGTATAGTTTAAAATTCTTATGATATTCAAtaatattaaactatttattgcactaaaaatTAAGTGTCTTATATTTAATTTGTGTAGGTATTTCAtcagttttttatatatttaaaagccTCAGATTCAGATTAAATAGCATAAAGTCACTTTAATGCAAATTCGAAATCTGATAGTTATTATATGCACTGTGAAATCTATATTTTTCCATCTGAATTCTACAAGTCGGCAGAAGTCAACACCTTAGGTCgacttgttattttattttgattatttttgttattttttatattgaacaatatttattaaattaatttaaaatgaattttTATGAAGTAttgaatattttgttattaaaaatgcatatagcaataattttttttttgtttgcagTGGTGGTGTCAAGTTTGCAGATCTCACCCCGGATGAAGGTAAgaatctttttaaattaaaattgcacGTTTCTAATTTTTAGCTTTTACTTTTCACTTTCGAGGCAAGGAATCCCGCTCGAGAAGTgaggttataaaaatattggcGCGATTTTATAGGTCTTGTTTCGGAGACAGCGGCGCGCCAGAATCGTGCTATGTTTATCCTATATTTATGATAAGCTCGTCGCCGTCTTCATCTTGGCATCTGGGATATCCAGACACAGGGAAAACTATCGTTGTTATTCTACAGGTTTTAGTATGAAAATTTTTCTATCGTAGAGATAACGAGTATTTTTGTTATGGCCTCGGCCTTGACTCGCTGAATCACATTGTTATTAATGATAAGAAGCGGTTTATATAACCTGAGACAAGTTTATAAAGTTTTCAGACAGTAAGTACTAGGATAGGGTAGGGCTTAGGGTAGGCGGAGGACAGGGAGGAGTTCtaagtacggctttgaaatagatatAATAGATACTCAGGGCGCCATCCAACTCgtgttagacagagtactgcgcggcagaaggcaaaaaggaaaccactgccctatgtttccctaaaaaagtagcatggagaatgctacactgataaAAGCGTGGACAAGCGtgtaaattagtgatgacgaggAGTACTCTATATAGGTGTACCTAGTAAGGTAAAATCTAATTTTCGTAAAagctgtaagtacctaaatagatTTCGCCTCACCCTTACAACTACGAGTAATTTAGGCTTTTATAGGTCTTATTGCccctaataaaaatacataattatctaACGTACAGTAATCGACAAAGTTATAtagtaaattgttttgttttgtgtcttCTTCAAAAGTTTCATACATATCTAGCAGAGATGTTTGTTATATCATACCGATATAATCTTCAAAAAGTTTAAGCGATTTGCCATTCAAAAAGACAGTTGTGTAGACCAAACATTATCAAAATACTACTACCACTTATATTTAGTGTAGGTGCTTATTTTGTGCCAATTTGAGACTACACTTTCCTCCCTCCTACTTTTGCTGTGCCCTAAGGGgtccgtcatcatcatcatcactaatctaagagccacgctcttgtcggtgaatcATTCTCCgtttcttgtctatcaaaatcatatcacttccttataagacacgacgttcaccgaCTCTTTAACCTGTCctatataagctcttcttggtcttccccttcctctctttccttgtagcttcccttctattttgttttttaataaattcgtcgtgtcttattaaatgtccttATCTCCTGTCCATCGTCCTGTCCGTATCTTGCcttttctgtcctcaataactctcaatatttgtcacTTTTCCCGGAGTCCATAatgattcttattttataatatcacCTGTGTAATGGCAACAATGTTATTGACTGCAGTTGTGTAGACAAAACGTTATTGAGCGTTTCCAGATACGCTCTATAGATTTCAGTGAAATCCGGCTAAAAGCAACTTTGTTCGGTTCTTTCGGATCACAAAAGCTTAGTTTACGATGCGCTGTTATTGTTTCCATCACACTTACACGGACAATCAATGGTTTGCGAAGTAATGATCGCTAACGAGAACATGACTCTGATTACAAATAGAACGATGATGTCCGCATCCATACTCGGTAGCCAAACAGTATCATTGTGTAATGAAATTAATATCTTTCCTACTAATCAATCCTTTATAGACTTACATATCAATCCTTTAtagacttacatcgtagtggtCACTGGTTCGAATCCCTCGGACTCTAAAccgctgaattcgactttatgagtttgaatttggatcatagataaattggtttcacgtggtttacaggatttgtgcctggttagtAGCAGTTGGCATTAGGcataggctcgtcccctatgACTAAAACACAGCGAATCCTTTGTGTCTTTAGActcttaacttttttttatataaaactccTAAATTGGCCTTGACTTTGCATTGATTGGCGGATATTGGAAAATCATTAAAGTTGTGCAATTTTTGCAACGCGATAGTAACCAGAATTGGACTGATGGCTTTTTATCGTGATTTCAAAGCGAGGCTCGGCGGAAACTTTACGTGCCAGTAACCGACACCTCGAACAATGTTTACCATTGATTGGTGCCAAAAcccaaattgtattttttttcggcTCATTGTCATTATGGCCCGATATAAATAGAAAACGTGTTTTATGTCGATTTCGATTCGATAAGGTAACCTTGATTGTTTCTGTCGTTGTGCAATACATATTACTTTATATTACGCAGCCtaatttgaaattcaaatcAATGCCGTTGACCCCTTATTTGCTGATATCAATCAATCGatcaattatacaaaaataactatTGAAGTTTTAAGTTACAGTTATAAGGCACCTttcataggtacctatttaaaaaaggcAAAGAAAAATCTTTGTAAAATCACCTTACATTACACCTTTATCTTTTGAGGCACAACTGTTGAAATCTTTTGTAGTTAGAGGTAGAAATCTAAATTTGAGGACGTAATAGGGtacaaatcattatttttttttttctccgagGATGACtttctttaatatattttcctcGTTACTCGAAGAACATATTATCCGATGCATTTACGTTTTCCCTATTCTTAGAAATTGCGATGACTCCTGGTGTCGTGCCTCCAACCTGTCACTTCACGTGTGGTAGGTCGTCGCGTCTGCCAATTGCCTGACGCGAAAGAAATTCActttaattactaaataatcCCATATTTATAGCACGTGTATCATATTTTGGCAATCAACACTTGCTCTAGTTTTCGAAGTCTCCAAGCGGCACTCCAGTCACCTTTATAGCATAGCATTTTTTAATGATAACCTTACTGTTTTTGATAATTTTCATACTGATAACCCTGATACGTCAGTTTAGTGTCCGGCTTTCACTATCATTAGT
The nucleotide sequence above comes from Pectinophora gossypiella chromosome 6, ilPecGoss1.1, whole genome shotgun sequence. Encoded proteins:
- the LOC126367241 gene encoding DNA repair protein RAD51 homolog 4 isoform X1; translation: MQRLLVREHIYLTDNVIKVLAQNRITTILDFLQEDTEKLSNLTKLTLPQIIDVRNYILNKYSAPVVKATSLLDQNVTKKKYISYGIESLDAVTSGGIPVGNIIEVCGLPDSGKTQLCMQISINAVKNSDNVVLYVDTKGDFSATRIQKILDAYGYSYKEMAQIMFKIRIVHIWTMDEMLELFKKLQNKCLVVKDLILIIIDSLPCLMFQYLGDNNKVGLTFLNKLVNYGRCLCKELEIGIICVNTQTRWIDQDIFDVEDCEQSTTCKELYTEKRNRCLGRYWQYIPAFVLTLEKIQDQEKLIESNKIQINVTVVKTTNITHIQNCVLEVSNLGVT
- the LOC126367241 gene encoding DNA repair protein RAD51 homolog 4 isoform X2 — translated: MQRLLVREHIYLTDNVIKVLAQNRITTILDFLQEDTEKLSNLTKLTLPQIIDVRNYILNKYSAPVVKATSLLDQNVTKKKYISYGIESLDAVTSGGIPVGNIIEVCGLPDSGKTQLCMQISINAVKNSDNVVLYVDTKGDFSATRIQKILDAYGYSYKD